In Dryocola sp. LX212, the genomic stretch GCGCTGCTGTTTGCCGGACGGGCAGGATCGGCGCTGACCGCAGAAATCGGCCTGATGAAAGCCACCGAGCAGCTCTCCAGCATGGAGATGATGGCCGTTGACCCCCTCAGGCGGGTCGTCTCCCCGCGCTTCTGGGCGGGCGTTATCTCTCTGCCGCTGTTGACGCTGATTTTTGTCGCGGTGGGCGTCTGGGGCGGCGCGTTGGTCGGGGTTAACTGGAAGGGCATTGATGCCGGTTTCTTCTGGTCCGCGATGCAGAACGCCGTTAACTGGCGTCTCGATTTACTTAACTGTGTCATTAAAAGCGTGGTGTTTGCCATTACCGTAACGTGGATTGCGTTATTTAATGGTTACGATGCTATTCCGACGTCCGCAGGGATAAGCCGGGCAACGACACGTACCGTTGTGCATGCTTCACTGGCCGTTCTTGGCCTTGATTTTGTGCTCACAGCACTGATGTTTGGGAATTGAGTTCATGCAAACTAAGAAATTTGAAACTGGAGTGGGGGCGTTTCTGATTGTGGCGCTGGTGGCCATTATCTTCCTGTGTCTGAAAGTGGCGAATGTCACCTCGTTACGCAGCGAGCCGACTTATCGCGTCTATGCGACCTTCGACAATATTGGCGGCCTGAATACCGGTTCCCCGGTTCGTCTGGGCGGCGTGGTTATCGGGCGTGTTGAAAGCATCGCGCTTGATGAGAAGACCTATCTTCCCCGCGTAACCATGGAAATTGAACAACGCTACAACCACATTCCCGATACTAGCTCGCTGGCGATCAGGACCTCTGGCCTGCTGGGGGAGCAGTTCCTGGCGCTGAACTTGGGTTTTGACGACCCGGAACTCGGCTCGTCTATCCTTAAAGACGGGGGCACCATTCAGGACACCAAATCAGCCTTAGTTCTCGAAGATCTGATCGGCCAGTTCCTGTACAAGAGCGGGAACGGTGACGAAAAGAAATCCGGGGATACCGGGCAGCCTGAGGCAGCTTCAGCGCAGCCAGACACCACGAACTAATCAACGAGGAAAGTTATTATGTTTAAACGTTTTGTGATGATCGCCATGCTGGTGATTGCACCGTTCGCTATGGCGTCGGCAGACCAGACTAATCCTTATAAGCTGATGAACGAAGCGGCGCAGAAAACCTTCGATCGTCTGAAAACCGAGCAGCCGAAAATTCGCCAGAATCCGAACTATCTGCGCGATATCGTGGGCCAGGAGCTGCTGCCATACGTGCAAATCAAATACGCCGGTGCGCTGGTGTTAGGCCGCTACTACAAAGATGCGACCCCGGCACAACGTGACGCCTATTTTAAGGCGTTCGAAGAGTACCTGAAACAGGCCTACGGTCAGGCGCTGGCAATGTATAACGGCCAGTCTTATCAAATTGCCCCGGAAAAGCCGCTTGGCGATGCGACCATCATCCCTATCCGCGTAACCATCATCGATCCAAACGGCCGCCCGCCGGTGCGCCTGGACTTCCAGTGGCGTAAGAACAGTCAGACCGGTAACTGGCAGGCGTTCGACATGATTGCCGAAGGCGTCAGCATGATCACCACCAAGCAAAATGAGTGGAGCGATATTCTGCGTACCAAAGGTATCGAAGGCCTGACCGCGCAGCTGAAGTCTATCTCACAGCAGCCGATCACCCTGGAAAACAAAAAGTAATGAGCGAACAGCTGAGCTGGACCCGTGAGGGCAGTACGCTGAGGCTTGCTGGTGAGCTGGACAGCGAAACGGTCCAGACGCTGTGGGCAGATCGTCATAAAGTGATGGGCAGCGTGCAGTCGCTCGATCTTTCAGATTTATCTCGGGTGGATACCGCAGGGGTTGCCCTGCTCATCCATTTGATTGCCCAGGCCCGCATGCAGGGTAATGAGGTCATGCTGCACGGTGCCAGCGACAAGCTGCAAACGCTGGTGCAACTTTATAACCTGCCGCAAGGCCTGCTGCCTGCCTTTGCAAACCAATAATTTCATAGCGTTACTCCCCGCGCCCTCAGGTCTGCCCGACCCGGGGGCTTTTTGCTTATTTAAGCTGACGCCACTTTCCTCTAAGATGTGTGGCTAATTCACTAACCGACGAATATATATCCCATGGAAAATCATGAAATTCAGACAGTGCTGATGAACGCGCTGCCCCTCCAGGAAGTTCACGTCACCGGCGACGGTAGCCACTTTCAGGTGATTGCGGTGGGAGAGCTGTTCGGCGAGTTAAGTCGCGTGAAAAAACAGCAAACGGTCTATGCGCCGCTGATGGAACTCATCGCCGATAACCGTATTCACGCCGTGTCGATCAAAACCTTTACTCCCCAGGAGTGGGCCCGCGATCGCAAGCTAAATGGTCTTTGAGCAATTCGCCATAGCGGGTTGTAATACTTGAATTCAATAGAGAATTTTTGCAATGGATAAATTTCGTGTACAAGGTCCCACTCAGCTAAGCGGTGAAGTCACCATCGGCGGGGCGAAGAACGCCGCGCTGCCGATCCTGTTCGCCGCCCTGCTGGCGGAAGAGCCGGTTGAGATCCAGAACGTCCCTAAGCTGAAAGACATCGACACTACCATGAAGCTGCTCAGCCAGCTGGGCACCAAAGTTGAGCGCAACGGCTCCGTCTTCATTGACGCAAGCCAGGTGAACATCTTCTGTGCGCCGTACGATCTGGTGAAAACCATGCGTGCTTCTATCTGGGCTTTGGGTCCTTTGGTTGCACGTTTCGGCCAGGGCCAGGTTTCTCTGCCCGGCGGCTGCGCTATCGGCGCGCGTCCGGTTGATTTACACATTACCGGTCTGGAACAGCTGGGTGCAGAAATCAAACTGGAAGAAGGTTACGTTAAAGCTTCCGTAAATGGCCGCCTGAAGGGGGCGCACATCGTGATGGATAAAGTGAGCGTTGGCGCCACCGTTACCATCATGAGCGCAGCAACACTCGCTGAAGGCACCACCATCATCGAAAATGCCGCGCGCGAGCCGGAAATCGTTGATACCGCAAACTTCCTGAATACGTTGGGTGCAAAAATCACCGGCGCAGGCAGCGACCGTATTACTATCGAAGGCGTTAAGCGGCTGGGCGGCGGCGTTTACCGCGTACTGCCAGACCGTATCGAAACCGGTACTTTCCTGATCGCGGCTGCTATCTCCCGCGGAAAAATCGTTTGTCATAAAGCACAGCCGGACACGCTTGATGCCGTGCTGGCGAAGCTGCGTGAAGCAGGTGCCGACATTGAGATAGGCGAAGACTGGATTAGTCTGGATATGCACGGTAAGCGCCCGAAAGCCGTCACTTTCCGTACTGCGCCGCACCCGGGGTTCCCGACCGATATGCAGGCCCAGTTCACATTGCTGAACCTTGTTGCGGAAGGGACCGGTGTGATCACCGAAACCATCTTCGAAAACCGCTTCATGCACGTGCCGGAACTGATTCGTATGGGTGCGCACGCTGAAATCGAAAGCAACACCGTTATCTGCCACGGCACCGAAAAACTGTCCGGCGCGCAGGTCATGGCGACGGATTTACGTGCTTCCGCAAGCCTGGTGCTGGCGGGTTGTATCGCTGAAGGAACAACCATCGTTGACCGTATCTACCACATCGATCGCGGCTATGAGTGCATTGAAGCCAAGCTTCAGGCGCTGGGTGCGAATATCGAACGCGTGAAAGGCAGCGGCGGCGAATAATTTCGCAGTCTAAGAGACCGGGGGTTTATCAATCCCCGGTTTTTTTTTGCCATAATCAAAGCAGAACTTCAGAACAGCTATCGCGATGATTAAATCCCTTTATATCGACAACTACCGCTCCGTCCGCAAACTCTCCATCGATCTGGAACGTCTTAACGTCGTATTCGGGCCAAACGGCTGCGGTAAATCCAATATCTATAAGGCAATTCATCTGATCCACGGGGCGGCCACCGGGGAGCTGTCGCACTGGTTATCCGACGAGGGCGGTATTCATAAGGCGATGTGGGCCGGGGATCGTGCAAAGGGCTACGCCAGCTCGCCCCGTCGCGTCACGCTTGGCGTAGAGACGGACAGCTTCGAATATGAACTGCAGGTCGGCTTTCCGGAGAAGCTGCCTTATCCGACCATGTTCGGCCTCGATCCTATTGTTAAAGAAGAGCAGATCTGGCTAAGTGGTTTTCTACGCCGCCCTTCGTCCAGCATCATGCAGCGGCGTAACCAGACGGTATTCCTAAATAATGTTAACGGTGAAAAGATCACCCACGCCGCCACGCTCTATGAAAATGAATCGCTGTTCGGCCAGCTCGGTGAACCGCATCTCTACCCTGAAGTCTCGAGCGCGCGGGAAACGCTGCGCAACTGGCGCTTTTATCATGAGTTTGATATCTCGAAGGGGGCCGGCCTGCGATTGCCGCAGGTTGGCTATCGTTCACCGATACTCAGCGGCGATGGATTAAACCTGGCGGCGGCGTTTCAGACGATTGTGGAAATAGGGGACAGCGATCTGCTGTTTACGGTGCTGGAAGAAGCTTTCCCGGAGTGCGCTTTTTTCTGCGATAACGGCACTGGCCGCTTCCAGATGATGATGAACCGTCGGGGAATCAACCGTCCGCTTGAGTCGGCCGAATTTTCCGACGGGACGTTGCGCTTCCTGTGCCTGGCCGTGGCGTTGCTAAGCCCGCGCCCGCCGGGTTTCATTGCCCTCAACGAGCCGGAAAACAGCCTTCATCCGCAGATGCTTCCGGCCCTGGCGCGTTTAATCGCCGAAGCCAGCCGATATACGCAAATCTGGCTGACCAGCCACTCCCGCGAGCTGGCGCAGCTTATCGAGAAACACACGGCATTTACGCTTTACGAACTGGGCATCGAAAACGGTGAAACGCGGGTAAACCGGCTGACGTAATGTTAAACCGGCAGGTCGATCAGCAGCGCGCGCAGCGGCGAGTCGGCAACCAACGTGATGTTTGCCTCGTCGCGGATAAACGCACCGTCGCCGCAGGCCAATCCTTCCTGCTCTTTGGTATGCGTTACGGCGTGAACGGTACCGTGAATGGATTGCAGATAGGCCCTTGGGCCGTGCAGCTGGAAGCTGAGCTGTTCCCCTTTCTGCAGCTCGATATGGTGCAGCCAGACCTGCTGGCGAAGCTGAAGGCTACCCTGACTGCCGTCTGGCGAGGCAAGCAGCTGCTGGGCCTGGTCCGCAATTGTCAGCTTCTGTACCTGAGGATTCTCCCTTTCAGGGCAGGCGTCCAGCCAGATTTGCAGGCGCGTCAGCGAACGTTCTTTGCTGAGGTTGTGCTCGCTGTAGCTGACGTCCGGCTGGGTGGAAAGCAGCAGGGCTTCCCCCGCTTTTGCCTGTACGTGGTTACCTTCACTGTCGCGGTATTCGGCTTCACCTTCCAGAATCAGATTTAAAATGTCTACTTTCGGGTAGGTCCGCGGCTGGAAAGAAGCCCCCGGTGCCAGCACTTCCTGGTTGAGAACGCGCAAGGAGGCATAGCCCAGCAATTTGGGGTCGAAGTAGTGACCGAAGGAGAACGTATAGCGAGCCTGCAGCCATCCGTAGTCCGCATTCCCACATTGTTTGGCGGTTCTTGGCGTAATCATAATATTTTGACCTCTTTTTACACTCAACCCATGGTAAAGGTCTGGACGGTGCATTGTTAGCCAGTTAATCTGCTCGCTATGTTCAAATTTCCTGAATGAGAACGAGATGGCTAAAGAGAGAGCATTGACGCTTGAGGCACTGAGGGTGATGGACGCGATCGACCGTCGTGGCAGCTTTGCCGCCGCTGCGGACGAGCTGGGACGTGTACCGTCAGCCCTTAGCTACACCATGCAAAAATTAGAAGAAGAACTGGATGTTGTGCTGTTTGACCGCTCTGGCCATCGCACCAAATTCACCAACGTCGGACGAATGCTGCTGGAGCGCGGGCGCGTCCTGCTGGAAGCGGCGGACAAACTCACGACTGACGCAGAGGCGCTGGCGCGCGGCTGGGAAACCCATCTGACGATTGTCACAGAAGCCCTGATCCCCTCCGTCAAACTGTTCCCGCTTGTCGATAAGCTCGCGCAGAAGGCGGATACCCAGCTTTCCGTGATCACGGAAGTGCTGGCAGGAGCATGGGAGCGGCTTGAGCAGGGCAGGGCAGATATCGTCATTGCCCCAGATATGCACTTCCGTTCGTCCTCAGAGATCAACTCGCGCAAGCTCTATTCGGTGATGAGCGTGTATGTCGCCGCACCGGATCACCCTATCCACAGCGAGCCAGAACCGCTGTCCGAAGTCACCCGCGTGAAGTATCGCGGCATTGCGGTGGCGGATACGGCCCGCGAACGGCCTGTGTTAACCGTTCAGCTTCTGGATAAGCAGCCGCGTTTAACCGTCAGCTCGATGGCAGATAAACGTCTGGCGCTGCTGGCGGGCCTGGGCGTGGCGACCATGCCGTACCCGCTGGTGGAGCAGGATATCGCTGAAGGGCGCTTACGCGTGGTCAGCCCGGAGTACATCAGGGAAATTGATATAATTATGGCGTGGCGGCGTGACAGCATGGGGGAAGCGAAAGCGTGGTGCCTGCGCGAGATACCTAAGCTTCTGAAATAAAAGCTGGAAGACGCCTTCATTTATCCACACTGCATATTGTGAACCTTTAGGGCGGATGAACAAAGCGTCATCCGCCAGCAATCCTCAGTCGCTCACCAACCTTGCATCCATCTGCTTAGGATCGCTGCCAAAGCGGTTCTCGCCCGGCGTGCCGTTCTGACAGTTGAAAATCAGGATCACGATCCAGCCGATAATTGGGATCAGCACCAGCAGCAGCCACCATGCTGAACGATCGGTATCGTGCAGGCGGCGGAACTGAACGGCCCAAGACGGTAACATGATCAGCAAACCGTAAATCGTGGTGAGCATCCCTTCATCGGCGGCGATTTTCAGCCCCAGCATTTTATCCAGAGTGCTCAGAACCCCGGTCAACACCAGGTTGACGAGAATAAACATCCAGTATTCTTTGCGGCGCGCACGTCCGCGAAAGCCAACATAGTTTCTTAAAACTTTGAAATACCAATCCATTTGCGGCCTGCCTTGAGTAGTCGGTCAATCACTTGATCTGTAAGCGATCTCTTCAAGAATAGCCGTGAATGGATTATGCGTAAATCATATGAATGATGAATGTTATCAACCTTTGCTAAACCGGACGTCGCGACCGTGCGGCTCGTTCAAATCCTGCGCGGGGCCTATGGAGATAATCCCGGTCGGGTTGATGGTCTTGTGGCTGCGGTAATAGTGGCTGCGGATGTGCGGGAAGTTAACGGTTTCTGCCACGCCAGGCATCTGATAGATGTCGCGCAGGAAGCCATAAAGATTTGGATAGTCGCTGATACGGTGCTTATCGCACTTGAAGTGGGTGACATACACCGGATCGAAGCGCACCAGCGTGGTCCACAGGCGGATATCTGCTTCGGTTAAGGTATTGCCCGTCAGATAGCGATGCTTATCAAGGATCTGCTCAAGGCGCGCCAGGGACTCAAAAACTTTAACGACCGCTTCGTCATAGGCTTCCTGGGAAGTGGCGAAACCGGCTTTATATACGC encodes the following:
- the mlaE gene encoding lipid asymmetry maintenance ABC transporter permease subunit MlaE codes for the protein MLFNALASFGRRGLKTCASFGRAGLMLFNAVVGKPEFRKHAPLLVRQLYNVGVLSLVIIVVSGLFIGMVLGLQGYLVLTTYSAESSLGMLVALSLLRELGPVVAALLFAGRAGSALTAEIGLMKATEQLSSMEMMAVDPLRRVVSPRFWAGVISLPLLTLIFVAVGVWGGALVGVNWKGIDAGFFWSAMQNAVNWRLDLLNCVIKSVVFAITVTWIALFNGYDAIPTSAGISRATTRTVVHASLAVLGLDFVLTALMFGN
- the mlaD gene encoding outer membrane lipid asymmetry maintenance protein MlaD — protein: MQTKKFETGVGAFLIVALVAIIFLCLKVANVTSLRSEPTYRVYATFDNIGGLNTGSPVRLGGVVIGRVESIALDEKTYLPRVTMEIEQRYNHIPDTSSLAIRTSGLLGEQFLALNLGFDDPELGSSILKDGGTIQDTKSALVLEDLIGQFLYKSGNGDEKKSGDTGQPEAASAQPDTTN
- the mlaC gene encoding phospholipid-binding protein MlaC — protein: MFKRFVMIAMLVIAPFAMASADQTNPYKLMNEAAQKTFDRLKTEQPKIRQNPNYLRDIVGQELLPYVQIKYAGALVLGRYYKDATPAQRDAYFKAFEEYLKQAYGQALAMYNGQSYQIAPEKPLGDATIIPIRVTIIDPNGRPPVRLDFQWRKNSQTGNWQAFDMIAEGVSMITTKQNEWSDILRTKGIEGLTAQLKSISQQPITLENKK
- the mlaB gene encoding lipid asymmetry maintenance protein MlaB; its protein translation is MSEQLSWTREGSTLRLAGELDSETVQTLWADRHKVMGSVQSLDLSDLSRVDTAGVALLIHLIAQARMQGNEVMLHGASDKLQTLVQLYNLPQGLLPAFANQ
- the ibaG gene encoding BolA family iron metabolism protein IbaG, which produces MENHEIQTVLMNALPLQEVHVTGDGSHFQVIAVGELFGELSRVKKQQTVYAPLMELIADNRIHAVSIKTFTPQEWARDRKLNGL
- the murA gene encoding UDP-N-acetylglucosamine 1-carboxyvinyltransferase translates to MDKFRVQGPTQLSGEVTIGGAKNAALPILFAALLAEEPVEIQNVPKLKDIDTTMKLLSQLGTKVERNGSVFIDASQVNIFCAPYDLVKTMRASIWALGPLVARFGQGQVSLPGGCAIGARPVDLHITGLEQLGAEIKLEEGYVKASVNGRLKGAHIVMDKVSVGATVTIMSAATLAEGTTIIENAAREPEIVDTANFLNTLGAKITGAGSDRITIEGVKRLGGGVYRVLPDRIETGTFLIAAAISRGKIVCHKAQPDTLDAVLAKLREAGADIEIGEDWISLDMHGKRPKAVTFRTAPHPGFPTDMQAQFTLLNLVAEGTGVITETIFENRFMHVPELIRMGAHAEIESNTVICHGTEKLSGAQVMATDLRASASLVLAGCIAEGTTIVDRIYHIDRGYECIEAKLQALGANIERVKGSGGE
- a CDS encoding AAA family ATPase; protein product: MIKSLYIDNYRSVRKLSIDLERLNVVFGPNGCGKSNIYKAIHLIHGAATGELSHWLSDEGGIHKAMWAGDRAKGYASSPRRVTLGVETDSFEYELQVGFPEKLPYPTMFGLDPIVKEEQIWLSGFLRRPSSSIMQRRNQTVFLNNVNGEKITHAATLYENESLFGQLGEPHLYPEVSSARETLRNWRFYHEFDISKGAGLRLPQVGYRSPILSGDGLNLAAAFQTIVEIGDSDLLFTVLEEAFPECAFFCDNGTGRFQMMMNRRGINRPLESAEFSDGTLRFLCLAVALLSPRPPGFIALNEPENSLHPQMLPALARLIAEASRYTQIWLTSHSRELAQLIEKHTAFTLYELGIENGETRVNRLT
- a CDS encoding pirin family protein, whose protein sequence is MITPRTAKQCGNADYGWLQARYTFSFGHYFDPKLLGYASLRVLNQEVLAPGASFQPRTYPKVDILNLILEGEAEYRDSEGNHVQAKAGEALLLSTQPDVSYSEHNLSKERSLTRLQIWLDACPERENPQVQKLTIADQAQQLLASPDGSQGSLQLRQQVWLHHIELQKGEQLSFQLHGPRAYLQSIHGTVHAVTHTKEQEGLACGDGAFIRDEANITLVADSPLRALLIDLPV
- a CDS encoding LysR family transcriptional regulator — translated: MAKERALTLEALRVMDAIDRRGSFAAAADELGRVPSALSYTMQKLEEELDVVLFDRSGHRTKFTNVGRMLLERGRVLLEAADKLTTDAEALARGWETHLTIVTEALIPSVKLFPLVDKLAQKADTQLSVITEVLAGAWERLEQGRADIVIAPDMHFRSSSEINSRKLYSVMSVYVAAPDHPIHSEPEPLSEVTRVKYRGIAVADTARERPVLTVQLLDKQPRLTVSSMADKRLALLAGLGVATMPYPLVEQDIAEGRLRVVSPEYIREIDIIMAWRRDSMGEAKAWCLREIPKLLK
- a CDS encoding DUF805 domain-containing protein, translated to MDWYFKVLRNYVGFRGRARRKEYWMFILVNLVLTGVLSTLDKMLGLKIAADEGMLTTIYGLLIMLPSWAVQFRRLHDTDRSAWWLLLVLIPIIGWIVILIFNCQNGTPGENRFGSDPKQMDARLVSD